ACCTGGAGTTCCATGCCTGGAAACTCAAGTTTGGTGAGGATGGTTTCTTTTGTTGTGGTCTATTGTCAAATCCAATAGATCTTGTTTCCTGAGaggatactgtatgtgtgtcctAAATTTGAAGTGTGCCATTCATATGTTCATACTCatttacacacaacacacatctAAAGCTCTTCAAGTAAAGGgatttgtaatttgtaatgtTTAGAAGTTTACAACTTACAGTTTTTCATAGCCAATGAAGGGCAATCTCTTAACAGGAAAAGGTTTGAATTGattaataatttatcaatgatcatttttctttcttttctttctgattCTTTCCTTCTCTGATTGGCAGGAAGGTCCTACAGCTCTCCGTCAGAGGAGGCTCACCGCAGGCAAATCTGGGTCAACAACCGCAGACTGGTGCTGATGCACAACATAATGGCTGATGAGGGCATTAAGTCCTACCGCCTTGGCATGACCTACTTTGCTGACATGGTATGCACAGGAAAACAGAAATGTGGATGCTTCTGCCATCATTTGGTTGCAATCCGCTTTTCAGGATACATTTGGAATGGAACATTTTGAACGAGGACCCTATTAAGTGATACTCTGAATTTTGTCCCTCCTCACCAGGAAAATGAAGAGTACAAACGTCTGATTTCCCAGGGTTGCCTGGGCTCCTTCAATGCCTCTCGGCCTCGTAGTGGCTCTACTTTCCTCCGGCTCCCTGAAGGAGCTGATCTGCCCATCAGTGTTGACTGGAGGGACAAGGGATACGTCACTGATGTCAAAGATCAGAAGCAGTGCGGTTCCTGCTGGGCCTTCAGTGCAGTATGTACAACAATAATTtagttttctctcttttggtGATGTAGGAAACTTTACACAACTGTTTTCTGGTTTCATATTAACTTGTATCACTTTCAGACTGGCTCGCTGGAGGGTCAGACCTTTAGAAAGACAGGGAAGCTGGTGTCTCTGAGCGAGCAGCAGCTGGTTGACTGCTCAGGAAAATATGGCAACATGGGTTGCAACGGAGGCTGGATGGACAGTGCCTTCCAGTACATCCAAGCCAATGGAGGTTTAGACACAGAGGACTCCTACCCTTATGAAGCTGAGGTAAACAGAAAGCAGTATGGTTGAAAAAGTCATAATCTTTAAATGTACAACATCCAGTGTCATTTGTCAACATTATGCATGAAAACTTATTTGGACACTGTTAGAAATTACAGCCTACTTGGAAAGAGATGTACAATACTGCCATCTTATGGACAAAATGTATAATGGCACATAACAGACTTGCAGTGCAAAGCAGTGAGAATGTAGCACTTGGAAAATATTATGTTCTTTGATGTACACGTAATCACCAATTTCATAATGTGTCAGTATGGTACAACCTTTTTTGAGCTGTGAAAAACTTTCTCTCAATTAGGATGGTGAGTGCCGTTACAACCCTGCCACCATTGGAGCCATTTGCACAGGCTACGTTGATGTGACACAAGGTGATGAAGAGgccctgaaggaggctgtggcCACCATCGGACCTGTGTCTGTGGCCATTGATGCATCTCATCTGACCTTCCAGCTTTATGAATCAGGTGAAAAGTTTTAAACACAGTGTTGCTTCTGCCAGAAAATAGTCTTTCTATCAAATgcaagaagaaaaaggaaatattCTTCTATTTTTTAACCTATCCATATGTCTGCCtaatctgtgtttgtttttttctaggAGTGTATGACGAGCCAGACTGCAGCAGTGATGAGTTGGACCATGGGGTACTTGCTGTGGGCTATGGCAATGACAACGGGCAAGACTACTGGCTGGTCAAGAACAGGTAAACACCCAAATCTGTTGCTCATGTTTTAAATTATGTGTTGCTTCCCTGCTCAGTCAGCAGTGTTACAGTGGAGTTAGAAAGCTtttcacagacagcagcagtaaTATATCTTATTTAAGTGTGAAATTTATTCAGGATGTTGTCAACTTCTTAAATCACCCATATGGATTGCAACCATTATTTCACTTGTTGTAACTAATTTTATGATTATGATTCTGTTTGACATAGAGCAGCTGACTATTGTTggtcatttgtgtgtttctgtagctGGGGTCTACAATGGGGAGACATGGGATACATCATGATGACCAGGAACAAACACAACCAGTGTGGCATTGCTACTGCATCCAGCTACCCCCTGGTGTGAGCAGGTGAGCAAGAAACTCAAAATGCTTCCTTTCTGTATGACTCGTTAAAATTTGGAGTTTCTGCACTGATGTGTGCACTATGCAGTTTATTGTCcattaattgtttgttttttgtgtttattggaTTTTTAGGTCCAGGGCTTTCCTCACTGAGGAGGAGAACAGTGACacataatttgttttattttcagaaagAGTTATGGGGAAATCACCATCACCTTGTTGTCTGTGCCCTGGTGCACTTTTAATAGAATAACCTTTTAATAAagattgtaaataaatgtaaagagataaaatgtttaacatgcagagataaaaataaacatttatgtatttgtgattttgttgcttttcattttccacCATTGTGTTACTGAGGATGTGCTGATGTTCTGTGGCATATCAACAGTGCACTGTTGGCTCTAGAGATGGCATTATTCATCTGTTGGTCACTTTTGTTGTCACTGTTTTTCAGACTTAAATATTTTAGCAagtattggatggattgccatttaAAATTTGAACAGACATTGATGGTCCTCAGGCGATGAAGCCTTTAGTAATTC
This genomic window from Micropterus dolomieu isolate WLL.071019.BEF.003 ecotype Adirondacks linkage group LG05, ASM2129224v1, whole genome shotgun sequence contains:
- the ctsl.1 gene encoding cathepsin L.1 isoform X1 — encoded protein: MEAVRMKLLLVAAAVLAVASCASLSLEDLEFHAWKLKFGRSYSSPSEEAHRRQIWVNNRRLVLMHNIMADEGIKSYRLGMTYFADMENEEYKRLISQGCLGSFNASRPRSGSTFLRLPEGADLPISVDWRDKGYVTDVKDQKQCGSCWAFSATGSLEGQTFRKTGKLVSLSEQQLVDCSGKYGNMGCNGGWMDSAFQYIQANGGLDTEDSYPYEAEDGECRYNPATIGAICTGYVDVTQGDEEALKEAVATIGPVSVAIDASHLTFQLYESGVYDEPDCSSDELDHGVLAVGYGNDNGQDYWLVKNSWGLQWGDMGYIMMTRNKHNQCGIATASSYPLV
- the ctsl.1 gene encoding cathepsin L.1 isoform X2, translated to MKLLLVAAAVLAVASCASLSLEDLEFHAWKLKFGRSYSSPSEEAHRRQIWVNNRRLVLMHNIMADEGIKSYRLGMTYFADMENEEYKRLISQGCLGSFNASRPRSGSTFLRLPEGADLPISVDWRDKGYVTDVKDQKQCGSCWAFSATGSLEGQTFRKTGKLVSLSEQQLVDCSGKYGNMGCNGGWMDSAFQYIQANGGLDTEDSYPYEAEDGECRYNPATIGAICTGYVDVTQGDEEALKEAVATIGPVSVAIDASHLTFQLYESGVYDEPDCSSDELDHGVLAVGYGNDNGQDYWLVKNSWGLQWGDMGYIMMTRNKHNQCGIATASSYPLV